From a single Phragmites australis chromosome 7, lpPhrAust1.1, whole genome shotgun sequence genomic region:
- the LOC133925117 gene encoding oryzain alpha chain has protein sequence MSSPSTSLVAAALLLLLSLAAAADMSIVSYGERSEEETLRMYVEWMARHGKAYNAIGEEERRYQVFKDNLRYIDAHNAAADAGVHSFRLGLNRFADLTNEEYRATYLGVRTKPQRERKVSARYQADDNEELPDSVDWRTKGAVAEVKDQGSCGSCWAFSAIAAVEGINHIVTGDMISLSEQELVDCDTSYNQGCNGGLMDYAFEFIINNGGIDTEEDYPYKGSDNRCDVNRKNAKVVTIDSYEDVTPNSEKSLQKAVANQPVSVAIEAGGRAFQLYSSGIFTGTCGTALDHGVTAIGYGTENGKDYWIVKNSWGGSWGESGYVRMERNIKASSGKCGIAVEPSYPLKKGENPPNPGPTPPSPTPPPTVCDNYYTCPESTTCCCIYEYGKSCFAWGCCPLEGATCCDDHYSCCPHDYPICNVQQGTCLMGKDSPLSVKALKRTLAKPHWAFFGNNAAGGRKSSA, from the exons ATGAGTAGTCCCTCCACGTCGCtcgtggcggcggcgctgctgctgctcctgtcgctggccgcggcggcggacaTGTCGATCGTGTCCTACGGGGAGAGAAGCGAGGAGGAGACGCTGCGGATGTACGTCGAGTGGATGGCGCGCCACGGCAAGGCGTACAACGCCATCGGCGAGGAGGAGCGCAGGTACCAGGTGTTCAAGGACAACCTCCGGTACATCGACGCCCAcaacgccgccgccgacgccggggTCCACTCCTTCCGCCTCGGCCTCAACCGCTTCGCCGACCTCACTAACGAGGAGTACCGCGCAACCTACCTCGGCGTCAGGACCAAGCcgcagagggagaggaaggtCAGCGCAAGGTACCAGGCTGACGACAACGAGGAGCTGCCGGACTCCGTCGACTGGAGGACCAAGGGGGCCGTCGCCGAGGTCAAGGACCAGGGCAGCTGCG GGAGTTGCTGGGCTTTCTCAGCAATAGCTGCTGTGGAAGGCATCAACCATATTGTTACGGGCGACATGATCTCGTTGTCTGAGCAGGAGCTTGTCGACTGTGACACTTCATACAACCAGGGGTGCAATGGAGGTCTGATGGACTACGCGTTCGAGTTCATCATTAACAATGGTGGAATCGACACGGAGGAGGACTATCCTTACAAGGGTTCGGACAACCGTTGCGATGTCAACAGG AAAAATGCAAAGGTTGTTACGATTGACAGCTATGAAGATGTAACACCGAACAGTGAGAAGAGTCTGCAGAAGGCGGTTGCGAACCAGCCCGTCAGTGTTGCGATTGAGGCCGGTGGCAGAGCGTTTCAGCTCTATAGCTCG GGTATCTTCACTGGAACCTGTGGAACAGCGCTGGACCACGGTGTCACGGCCATTGGCTACGGCACAGAGAACGGCAAGGACTACTGGATCGTGAAGAACTCGTGGGGCGGCAGCTGGGGTGAGTCCGGCTACGTCCGGATGGAGCGCAACATCAAGGCGTCCAGCGGAAAATGCGGCATCGCCGTCGAGCCGTCCTACCCCCTCAAGAAGGGCGAGAACCCCCCGAACCCCGGCCCGACGCCGCCGTCCCCGACCCCGCCGCCCACCGTCTGCGACAACTACTATACCTGCCCCGAGAGCACCACCTGCTGCTGCATCTACGAGTACGGCAAGTCCTGCTTCGCCTGGGGCTGCTGCCCGCTCGAGGGGGCCACCTGTTGCGACGATCACTACAGCTGCTGCCCTCATGACTACCCCATCTGCAATGTCCAGCAGGGAACCTGCCTCATG GGCAAGGACAGCCCACTCTCAGTGAAGGCTCTGAAGCGTACTCTGGCCAAGCCACACTGGGCTTTCTTTGGTAACAATGCAGCTGGTGGCAGGAAGAGCAGCGCGTGA
- the LOC133925118 gene encoding probable glucuronosyltransferase Os04g0650300, whose amino-acid sequence MKPPLWPGLAPAAGSPDAAPEPAKPSLPAAWLLLHALFCATSMAVGFRFSRLIVYLLFLPTPPINPAAHLVSLVSPPVMLAGSNATATITTTTTTTTTTVTTTTTVAAEIGTHAHVHHGPVFVGRHSIRVRPWPHPDPNELLKAHRILAAVQNAQRSSRHRGAGPARPVIAVTPTTTSALQVPSLTSLAHTLRLVDAQLIWIVVEPGHRTDAVAAVLSRSNLDFLHITGPGDSTAQLRMHALREIRNKRMDGVVVFADENSILRTELFDEAQKVNSVGAVPVGILGVDDGTSESFLQAPSCDAAGKLVGYHVSEETVLPANRSDMLLSSRLEWAGFVLNARALWEGAMERPEWVRDLDAIDDADERVTSPLSLVTNAGRVEPLASCAQSALVWSLRSDSLHEVKFPHEWKIDPPLLNTGARQQTVQPETSLKRTTLASTEHQH is encoded by the exons ATGAAGCCCCCGCTGTGGCCGGGGCTAGCGCCCGCGGCGGGGTCTCCCGACGCCGCGCCCGAGCCGGCCAAGCCCTCGCTGCCCGCCGCGTGGCTTCTGCTGCACGCGCTCTTCTGCGCCACCTCCATGGCCGTCGGATTCCGCTTCTCCCGTCTCATCGTctacctcctcttcctcccgaCCCCGCCCATCAACCCCGCCGCGCATCTCGTCTCCCTCGTTTCCCCGCCCGTCATGCTCGCCGGCAGTAACGCCACCGCGacgatcaccaccaccaccaccacaaccaccaccaccgtcaccaccaccaccaccgtggCCGCTGAGATCGGGACCCACGCGCACGTCCACCACGGCCCGGTGTTCGTGGGGCGGCATTCGATCCGCGTCCGCCCATGGCCCCACCCGGACCCCAACGAGCTCCTCAAGGCCCACCGCATCCTCGCCGCCGTCCAGAACGCACAGCGCAGCAGCAGGCACCGCGGCGCCGGGCCGGCGAGACCCGTCATTGCCGTCACCCCGACCACCACCTCGGCGCTCCAGGTCCCCTCCCTGACCTCCCTGGCGCACACGCTCCGCCTCGTCGACGCCCAGCTCATTTGGATCGTCGTCGAACCTGGCCACCGCAccgacgccgtcgccgccgtgctCTCCCGCTCCAACCTCGACTTCCTCCACATCACCGGCCCCGGTGACTCCACCGCGCAACTGCGAATGCACGCCCTCAG GGAGATTCGGAACAAGCGAATGGACGGCGTCGTGGTGTTCGCCGACGAGAACAGCATCCTCCGGACGGAGCTGTTCGACGAGGCGCAGAAGGTGAATTCCGTGGGCGCGGTGCCCGTCGGCATCCTGGGCGTGGACGACGGGACCAGCGAGTCGTTCCTCCAAGCGCCGTCGTGCGACGCGGCGGGGAAGCTGGTGGGCTACCACGTGTCGGAGGAGACCGTGCTGCCGGCGAACCGGAGCGACATGCTGCTGTCGAGCAGGCTGGAGTGGGCCGGGTTCGTGCTGAACGCGCGGGCGCTATGGGAGGGCGCCATGGAGCGGCCCGAGTGGGTACGCGATCTCGACGCCATCGACGACGCCGACGAGCGCGTCACCAGCCCGCTCTCGCTGGTCACCAACGCCGGCCGCGTCGAGCCACTCGCCAGCTGTGCACAGTCGGCGCTCGTGTGGTCGCTCCGGTCGGACAGTCTACACGAGGTCAAATTCCCACACGA GTGGAAAATCGATCCTCCTCTGCTGAATACTGGTGCACGGCAACAAACTGTTCAACCAGAAACATCACTGAAGCGAACTACTCTAGCAAGCACTGAACATCAGCACTAG